From a region of the Synechococcus sp. RS9916 genome:
- a CDS encoding UDP-glucuronic acid decarboxylase family protein: MPAGPVRNLVTGGAGFLGSHLVDRLMHAGEEVLCLDNYFTGRKANIAQWIGHPRFELIRHDVTEPIKLEVDRIWHLACPASPIHYQTNPVKTAKTSFLGTYNMLGLARRVKARLLLASTSEVYGDPELHPQPEMYRGCVNTIGPRACYDEGKRIAETLCFDYRRMHGSEIRIARIFNTYGPRMLADDGRVVSNFIVQALRNEPLTLYGDGSQTRSFCYVDDLIEGLIRLMNGDHIGPINLGNPNEFTIRQLAEQVRSRINPDLPLMEEPLPADDPRQRRPDIGLAQRELGWTPSVALEQGLDPTIRWFRQLLS, translated from the coding sequence ATGCCCGCTGGTCCTGTTCGCAACTTAGTAACCGGCGGTGCGGGTTTTCTTGGATCACATCTCGTTGATCGCTTAATGCATGCCGGTGAAGAGGTGTTGTGTCTCGATAACTATTTCACTGGACGTAAGGCAAATATCGCCCAGTGGATTGGCCATCCCCGCTTTGAGTTGATCCGTCACGACGTCACTGAGCCGATCAAGCTCGAGGTGGATCGCATTTGGCATTTGGCCTGTCCAGCTTCACCGATTCACTACCAGACCAATCCGGTGAAGACGGCTAAAACGAGTTTTCTCGGCACCTACAACATGCTGGGCTTGGCCCGCAGGGTGAAGGCACGGCTTTTGTTGGCCTCCACCAGTGAGGTGTATGGCGATCCAGAGCTTCATCCTCAGCCCGAAATGTATCGCGGCTGTGTGAATACGATTGGCCCGCGAGCGTGTTACGACGAGGGAAAACGCATCGCTGAAACCCTCTGCTTTGATTACCGGCGCATGCATGGCAGCGAAATTCGCATTGCCCGCATCTTCAATACCTACGGCCCGCGCATGCTCGCCGATGACGGCCGTGTGGTGAGCAATTTCATTGTGCAAGCACTGCGCAATGAGCCGCTGACGCTTTATGGCGATGGAAGTCAAACCCGTTCGTTTTGCTACGTCGACGATTTGATCGAAGGGTTGATCCGTTTGATGAATGGGGATCACATTGGGCCGATCAATCTGGGGAATCCCAATGAGTTCACGATCCGCCAGCTGGCAGAGCAGGTGCGAAGCCGAATCAATCCAGATCTGCCGCTGATGGAAGAACCTCTTCCTGCCGATGATCCACGCCAGCGTCGACCCGATATCGGTCTGGCTCAACGTGAGCTGGGTTGGACCCCTTCGGTTGCTTTAGAGCAGGGCTTGGATCCCACAATTCGTTGGTTTCGCCAGCTGCTGAGCTGA
- a CDS encoding YdcF family protein: MSYLLSKILPLAMLPLGFSLILLLVGLIGRRRWPVIVAVVLLWVSSLGIVSQLLWRWLESPWQRQLVSAASKADAIVVLSGARHPAPGASQVSEWHDPDRFLTGVDLFRAGKAPRLLFTGGASPFLPGQPPEGSLYLKEAAALGVPTAAMASTPPVVNTAEEAVAIRRLLMAGSGSQLSDQDASSGRIILVTSAFHMRRAQRLFERQGLVVQPFPVDFQARGRWAGAVWTDPTQWLPTARALDDSSRAMRELLGRVVYQSW; the protein is encoded by the coding sequence ATGAGTTATCTACTCAGCAAAATCCTGCCTCTGGCGATGCTGCCGCTCGGCTTCAGTTTAATCCTGCTGCTGGTGGGGTTGATCGGGCGCCGGCGTTGGCCGGTGATCGTTGCAGTGGTGTTGCTTTGGGTGTCGTCTCTGGGCATCGTTAGTCAACTGCTGTGGCGTTGGTTGGAATCACCATGGCAAAGGCAGTTGGTCTCTGCTGCATCCAAGGCTGATGCGATTGTGGTGCTCAGTGGAGCTCGGCACCCTGCCCCTGGTGCTTCCCAGGTTAGTGAGTGGCACGATCCAGACCGTTTCCTTACTGGTGTGGATCTCTTTCGTGCTGGCAAAGCACCGCGATTGCTGTTCACCGGAGGAGCCAGTCCATTTCTGCCTGGTCAGCCACCGGAAGGGTCTTTGTATTTGAAGGAGGCAGCGGCGTTGGGAGTTCCCACTGCTGCAATGGCCAGCACTCCCCCGGTGGTGAATACAGCGGAGGAAGCTGTTGCGATCCGCCGGCTTTTGATGGCTGGATCAGGGTCTCAGCTCTCTGATCAGGATGCTTCTTCTGGGCGTATCATCCTGGTGACCAGTGCTTTTCACATGCGCCGCGCTCAGCGCTTGTTTGAGCGTCAGGGGTTGGTGGTGCAGCCCTTCCCTGTTGATTTTCAAGCTCGTGGCCGTTGGGCAGGTGCCGTGTGGACCGATCCCACCCAGTGGTTGCCGACTGCTAGGGCCTTGGACGACAGCTCCCGCGCGATGCGGGAGCTGCTGGGCCGAGTTGTCTATCAATCTTGGTAA
- a CDS encoding YadA C-terminal domain-containing protein, with protein sequence MKKLLAASCAAIATALSLQSPANAESTVDATGSGIGYFVTTVTPPGGSSRLDLYKMGTDGVATQVYENIFPNSSLNTFGASDYTVNTKNGKIYFLEPPGGQAERKIRVWDIKTEKFEGYTTIDGLPSGGSPMFIEYPTILDDIVQKTCTTSSDECTSSDPSKVVLGGSGDSSIAVIDSEGLSVGGKSMVSRKINADGDEEVHIGENSLVTVESNGVQKLYATDAEGKKIPINITEGSDLQINGVSVQGQLDQHTVDIQRNTRSINDNTAAIKKNSQSINDLQDDVNALGSGVAGAAALSAALSSLPTVSDDAPFSCGVGTGGYSSRYAMGVGCAARLNERLSFNAGGSVLFGGSSDYGQGSLDTVAGRAGFVFKLGTITPSNNNQTNAQLQSKLKDVETKNAELAYQLDSLQQRLNQLEALATGMTAPKVMATTTVTSGQ encoded by the coding sequence ATGAAAAAGCTACTGGCAGCAAGCTGTGCAGCAATAGCAACCGCACTAAGCCTTCAGTCACCCGCAAACGCAGAGAGCACCGTCGACGCAACTGGTAGCGGCATAGGCTATTTCGTTACCACCGTCACACCCCCAGGAGGCAGCTCGAGGCTCGACCTCTACAAAATGGGCACTGACGGAGTTGCCACACAAGTCTACGAAAATATTTTTCCAAACAGCTCGCTAAACACCTTCGGTGCTTCTGATTACACAGTTAACACAAAGAACGGGAAAATTTACTTCCTGGAACCGCCTGGAGGACAAGCAGAGAGAAAAATCAGAGTTTGGGACATCAAAACAGAAAAGTTTGAGGGCTATACAACTATCGACGGCCTTCCATCGGGCGGAAGCCCAATGTTTATCGAGTATCCAACAATTCTCGACGATATCGTCCAAAAAACCTGCACAACGTCTTCTGACGAATGCACAAGTTCCGACCCTTCCAAGGTGGTACTTGGTGGAAGCGGAGATTCATCCATTGCGGTAATCGACAGCGAAGGCCTCTCGGTTGGCGGCAAGAGTATGGTGAGCCGCAAAATCAATGCAGACGGCGACGAAGAAGTTCACATTGGCGAGAACTCCTTAGTCACCGTTGAGTCAAATGGTGTTCAAAAGCTCTACGCCACCGATGCAGAAGGAAAGAAAATTCCAATCAACATCACCGAAGGCTCTGACCTTCAAATCAATGGCGTGAGCGTACAAGGCCAGCTTGACCAACACACAGTCGACATTCAACGCAACACCCGTTCAATCAACGACAACACAGCGGCAATCAAAAAGAACAGCCAGTCAATCAACGACCTTCAAGATGATGTGAATGCCCTCGGCTCCGGCGTTGCCGGCGCGGCAGCACTGTCAGCTGCTCTTTCTTCTCTGCCCACCGTCTCCGACGATGCCCCCTTCTCCTGTGGTGTTGGCACCGGGGGATACAGCAGCCGCTACGCAATGGGCGTTGGTTGCGCAGCACGCCTGAACGAACGACTTTCTTTCAATGCAGGCGGTTCGGTGTTGTTTGGGGGATCCAGCGATTACGGCCAGGGCAGCCTCGACACCGTGGCAGGACGCGCAGGCTTTGTGTTCAAGCTGGGAACAATCACCCCCTCAAACAACAACCAAACCAATGCACAGCTGCAATCCAAACTGAAGGACGTCGAGACTAAAAACGCAGAGCTGGCCTATCAGCTGGACAGCCTTCAACAACGGCTGAACCAACTGGAAGCTCTTGCTACAGGGATGACAGCACCCAAGGTGATGGCCACAACAACCGTTACCTCAGGTCAATAA